A single Cyprinus carpio isolate SPL01 chromosome A6, ASM1834038v1, whole genome shotgun sequence DNA region contains:
- the LOC109100654 gene encoding calcitonin gene-related peptide type 1 receptor-like: protein MFGCWITSFLFLSATTEFFVVVLSENNTEGTAQKNTLEMGFTRHNILTAQFECFQKIMKDTNHNRTDGSMCKRTWDGWMCWDDLEAGFTSAQHCPDYYDDFDTSEMAIKICTKSGHWFVHPESNRTWTNYTGCKHMSSDPKRTPLDLYYLALIGHGLSLISLFTSLGIFFYFKSLSCQRITLHKNLFFSFVLNSVITIIFFTCVANNQEVTQANPVSCKVSVFIHHYLLGCNYFWMLCEGIYLHTLIVVAVFAEKQHLMWYYLLGWGFPLIPAFIHAISRSYYYNDNCWISSNTSLLYIIHGPICAALLINLFFLLNIVRVLITKLKVTHQAESSLYMRTVRATLILVPLLGIQYLLLPYKPDGRLASEIFMHTMSILMHYQGLLVATIFCFFNSEVQSVLRRHWNQYRIQFGSTFANNEALRSASYTASSMTEVHRCYSIDSHMDTLNGKSFHNLETTILRSDSLYM, encoded by the exons ATGTTTGGATGCTGGATTacctcttttctctttctgtcggCAACCACTGAG ttttttgtGGTGGTCCTCTCAGAGAACAACACTGAAGGTACGGCACAGAAGAATACCCTAGAAATGGGCTTCACTCGTCACAATATTTTGACCGCCCAATTTGAATGTTTCCAGAAGATTATGAAAGACACTAATCACAACAGAACAG ATGGTTCTATGTGTAAACGGACctgggatggatggatgtgctGGGACGATTTGGAAGCAGGATTCACTTCAGCACAGCATTGTCCAGACTACTACGATGACTTTGACACCTCAG AAATGGCGATAAAGATTTGTACTAAATCAGGCCATTGGTTCGTTCACCCAGAGAGTAACAGAACATGGACAAATTACACGGGCTGTAAACATATGTCTAGTGATCCCAAAAGG ACACCACTTGATCTCTACTACTTGGCTTTGATTGGTCATGGATTGTCGCTGATATCTTTGTTTACTTCTCTGGGGATatttttctatttcaa GAGCTTAAGTTGTCAAAGGATAACTCTACACAAGAATCTGTTCTTCTCTTTTGTGTTGAACTCGGTTATAACCATCATCTTTTTCACTTGTGTTGCAAACAATCAAGAAGTAACACAAGCCAACCCA GTGAGCTGTAAAGTGTCTGTGTTCATCCACCATTATCTCCTGGGCTGTAACTACTTCTGGATGTTGTGTGAGGGAATCTACCTGCACACACTCATTGTGGTGGCAGTGTTTGCTGAGAAGCAGCACCTCATGTGGTATTACCTCCTAGGATGGG GATTCCCGTTAATACCTGCATTTATCCATGCAATATCCCGAAGTTATTACTACAATGACAA CTGTTGGATAAGCTCGAACACTTCTTTGCTCTACATTATTCATGGTCCCATCTGTGCAGCCCTGTTG ATTAACCTCTTCTTCCTTTTAAACATTGTGAGAGTGTTGATCACTAAGCTGAAGGTGACCCACCAGGCAGAATCCAGTCTGTACATGAGGACCGTCAGGGCCACCTTAATCCTGGTACCTCTGCTGGGAATTCAGTACTTACTGCTGCCCTACAAACCCGACGGACGGCTTGCCTCTGAGATATTTATGCACACAATGAGCATACTTATGCATTACCAG ggTCTTTTGGTTGCCACTATATTTTGCTTTTTCAATAGCGAG gtgCAAAGTGTATTACGAAGACACTGGAACCAGTACCGCATCCAGTTTGGCAGCACATTTGCGAACAATGAGGCCCTGCGTTCTGCATCCTACACGGCCTCCTCCATGACGGAGGTCCATCGATGTTACAGCATCGACAGCCACATGGACACTTTAAACGGCAAGAGTTTTCACAATCTGGAGACCACCATTCTCCGATCAGACAGCCTGTACATGTGA